Proteins from one Mycolicibacter virginiensis genomic window:
- a CDS encoding adenosine deaminase — protein sequence MSTPVSLETVGRVPKALLHDHLDGGLRPATVVDIAGQVGYDDLPETDPEELATWFRTRSHSGSLERYLEPFSHTVAVMQTPDALYRVARECVEDLAADTVVYAEVRFAPELHIEGGLSFDEVTDAVLAGFADGERDAAAAGREITVRCLVTAMRHAALSREIAELAIRFRDKGVVGFDIAGAEAGYPPSRHLDAFEYMRDHNARFTIHAGEAFGLPSIHEAIAFCGADRLGHGVRITDDITVDPEDPAGTVRLGRLAAILRDKRVPLELCPSSNVQTGAVDSIAEHPFDLLARARLRVTVNTDNRLMSDTTMSKEMLVLAETFGYGWADLQRFTVNAMKSAFIPFDQRVQIIEEVIKPQYAALID from the coding sequence ATGAGCACACCGGTGAGCCTGGAGACCGTGGGGCGGGTCCCCAAGGCGCTGCTGCACGATCACCTGGACGGCGGCCTGCGCCCGGCCACCGTCGTCGACATCGCCGGCCAGGTCGGCTACGACGACCTGCCGGAGACCGATCCCGAGGAACTGGCGACCTGGTTCCGAACGCGCTCCCACAGCGGCTCGCTGGAGCGTTATCTCGAACCGTTCAGCCACACCGTGGCCGTGATGCAGACCCCCGACGCGCTGTATCGGGTCGCTCGCGAATGCGTCGAGGATCTGGCCGCCGACACCGTCGTCTACGCCGAGGTGCGATTCGCGCCCGAACTGCACATCGAGGGCGGGTTGTCGTTCGACGAGGTGACCGACGCGGTGCTGGCCGGTTTCGCCGACGGCGAGCGCGATGCCGCGGCAGCTGGCCGGGAGATCACGGTGCGCTGCCTGGTCACCGCCATGCGCCACGCGGCGCTGTCCCGCGAGATCGCCGAGCTGGCCATCCGGTTCCGCGACAAGGGTGTGGTCGGTTTCGATATCGCCGGCGCCGAAGCCGGCTATCCGCCGAGCCGGCATCTGGACGCGTTCGAGTACATGCGTGACCACAACGCGCGCTTCACCATTCACGCCGGCGAGGCATTTGGGCTGCCCTCTATTCACGAGGCGATCGCATTCTGCGGGGCCGACCGGCTCGGGCACGGGGTGCGCATCACCGACGACATCACCGTCGACCCGGAAGATCCAGCCGGGACGGTGCGGCTGGGTCGGCTGGCGGCGATCCTGCGCGACAAGCGGGTCCCGCTGGAGCTGTGCCCGAGCTCCAATGTGCAGACCGGGGCGGTCGACAGCATCGCCGAGCACCCGTTCGATCTGCTGGCCCGCGCTCGGCTGCGGGTGACGGTCAATACCGACAACCGGCTGATGAGCGACACCACCATGAGCAAGGAGATGCTGGTGCTGGCCGAGACTTTTGGGTACGGCTGGGCCGATCTGCAGCGGTTCACGGTGAACGCGATGAAGTCGGCGTTCATCCCGTTCGATCAGCGGGTGCAGATCATCGAAGAAGTGATCAAGCCGCAATATGCGGCATTGATCGACTGA
- the upp gene encoding uracil phosphoribosyltransferase yields the protein MNVCVVDHPLAAARLTALRDECSDNAAFRSALRELTWMLVYEATRDAARAAVVVRTPLTDTGGARLARPPLLVPVLRAGLGMVEAAHALIPEADVGFVGVARNEETHLPVPYLASLPADLSATPVMVLDPMLATGGSLVHTLGLLVDRGATDITVLCVVAAPEGVAALAQAAPGVRLFTAAVDDGLNEDAYIVPGLGDAGDRQFGPR from the coding sequence GTGAATGTGTGCGTCGTCGACCACCCGCTGGCCGCGGCGCGGCTGACCGCGCTGCGCGACGAGTGCAGCGACAACGCGGCGTTCCGGTCGGCGCTGCGCGAGCTGACCTGGATGCTGGTCTACGAGGCCACCCGTGACGCGGCCCGCGCAGCCGTCGTGGTGCGCACCCCGCTGACCGATACCGGCGGCGCGCGGCTGGCGCGGCCACCGCTGCTGGTGCCGGTGCTGCGCGCCGGACTGGGCATGGTGGAAGCGGCGCACGCCCTCATCCCCGAAGCCGACGTGGGTTTCGTCGGGGTGGCGCGCAACGAGGAAACCCATCTCCCGGTGCCGTATCTAGCGTCGCTTCCGGCGGACCTGAGCGCCACACCGGTCATGGTTCTCGACCCGATGCTGGCCACCGGCGGCTCGCTGGTGCACACCCTGGGACTGTTGGTCGATCGCGGCGCCACCGACATCACCGTGCTGTGCGTGGTGGCGGCACCGGAAGGCGTTGCGGCACTAGCGCAAGCGGCACCGGGAGTGCGGCTGTTCACCGCCGCCGTTGACGACGGACTGAATGAGGACGCCTACATCGTCCCGGGCCTGGGCGATGCCGGCGACCGCCAGTTCGGGCCGCGCTGA
- a CDS encoding PE-PPE domain-containing protein — protein sequence MQHRRSLGAALLVAASVLSVTCGPGTPGPGAADRPDVALLGNEGWIMGPTSIPDPTVGGYMDAVLDLFLQPATPWFPGQPTFPSYDFAGLVTPNQFCPLVCLPPPNPYLTFAQSIARGTEILQAAVTPQLENGDNVTVFGYSQSATVSTQLMIDLLANAPGGGGGVYDPANLHFVLIGNPNNPLGGVLTRFPAYPLLGDQPVHLPFLGIPLSIGSTPTSGFDTDIYTGEYDGLANFPQDPANLLAMVNALIGTATVHFSYIDFDNLADTIDLGRIGDTDFYLIPQQLPILWPIYQLGDIGKVIGDAMTPMLKLVIDWGYGNPGDPFVGINGTDAVGPWAVTAGGQLAAGSDVAGFGLRMDPLQMLAGLQYAAVHSFVDPVNDLLGFAGQSPLSDSFVDALLTGYHLTNAVDSHLLDAWNELAVSLNVAEWLGPDAVFNGEPLISLAPMLEMGAVVFEILNFLGA from the coding sequence ATGCAGCACCGGCGATCGCTGGGGGCAGCACTGCTCGTAGCGGCGTCGGTGCTCTCGGTGACCTGCGGGCCAGGGACACCGGGACCCGGCGCGGCAGATCGGCCCGACGTTGCGCTGTTGGGCAACGAGGGCTGGATCATGGGGCCCACCAGCATTCCCGATCCCACGGTCGGCGGCTACATGGACGCGGTGTTGGACCTGTTCCTGCAGCCTGCGACACCCTGGTTCCCAGGTCAGCCGACTTTTCCCTCCTACGATTTCGCCGGTCTGGTCACCCCTAACCAGTTCTGCCCGCTGGTGTGCCTGCCCCCACCGAACCCCTATCTGACGTTCGCCCAATCGATAGCCCGCGGCACCGAGATCCTGCAGGCCGCGGTGACGCCGCAACTGGAAAACGGCGACAACGTCACGGTGTTCGGCTACTCGCAGAGCGCCACGGTCTCCACCCAGTTAATGATCGACCTGCTCGCCAACGCACCGGGCGGCGGCGGGGGCGTTTATGACCCGGCCAACCTGCACTTCGTGCTGATCGGCAACCCCAACAACCCGCTCGGCGGCGTCCTGACCCGCTTCCCCGCGTATCCGCTGCTGGGCGACCAGCCGGTGCACCTGCCGTTTCTGGGCATCCCGTTGAGCATCGGGTCAACCCCGACCAGCGGGTTCGACACCGACATCTACACCGGCGAGTACGACGGCCTGGCGAACTTCCCGCAGGACCCCGCCAACCTGCTGGCCATGGTCAACGCGCTGATCGGCACCGCGACCGTGCATTTCTCCTACATCGACTTCGACAACCTGGCCGACACCATCGACCTCGGCAGGATCGGGGACACCGACTTCTATCTGATTCCCCAGCAGTTGCCGATCCTGTGGCCGATCTACCAGCTCGGCGACATCGGCAAGGTCATCGGGGATGCGATGACACCAATGCTCAAACTGGTGATCGACTGGGGCTACGGCAATCCGGGTGACCCGTTCGTCGGCATCAATGGCACCGATGCCGTTGGGCCCTGGGCGGTGACCGCCGGCGGCCAGCTGGCCGCCGGCTCCGATGTGGCCGGTTTCGGACTGCGGATGGACCCGCTGCAGATGCTGGCGGGTCTGCAGTACGCCGCCGTGCACAGCTTCGTCGACCCGGTCAACGACCTGTTGGGTTTCGCCGGCCAGTCCCCATTGTCGGATTCGTTCGTCGATGCGCTGCTGACCGGTTACCACCTCACCAACGCCGTGGACTCCCACCTGCTCGACGCCTGGAACGAGCTGGCGGTGTCGTTGAACGTCGCCGAATGGCTGGGCCCCGACGCCGTGTTCAACGGCGAACCGTTGATCTCGCTTGCGCCGATGCTGGAGATGGGCGCGGTGGTCTTCGAGATACTCAACTTCCTTGGCGCATGA
- a CDS encoding PE-PPE domain-containing protein, translating into MTVKRVHPLGAILLAALCAVLLGVSPLLSPALASRFEKMIADVALLAGQAWIMSGTGQADPTVGIYMDLVRDFYLQPVTPWFAGQATYAGYALNGLTTPEQFCPIVCQPLPVPQLNFGDSLAEGVANLEAAIRPQLEAGDEVTVFGYSQSSVIATLAMHSLLANAPGGDYDPDNLHFVLIGAPNSPIGGMLSRLHFPDGFDGTMQHIPFLNIPVGIDSTPTVPFATDVYATEYDGWAVFPQDPTNLLAVINAIMGIPAVHNSYFNDNLANAIELGTIGNTNYFMLPEQLPILGPLYGLGDIGKFAADAVAPILKTFIDWSYGNPGAPDAGITVNGVDPIGAAGAWAVTATGQLSEDTGVLGFGLRMDPLQMLAGLQYAGVQSLTNTINNLLGFVGQGPLSDSFVDTLLSGYNLTLGLDQALLTGWQNLATEWNLLDVLGPDAIFNGAPLISAQPLLDLVGVGFSLINLLDA; encoded by the coding sequence ATGACGGTTAAGCGAGTGCATCCCCTGGGGGCGATTTTGTTGGCCGCGCTGTGCGCCGTCCTCCTCGGCGTGTCGCCGCTGCTGAGTCCGGCACTGGCCTCGCGGTTCGAGAAGATGATCGCCGACGTCGCGCTGCTGGCCGGCCAGGCCTGGATCATGAGCGGCACCGGTCAGGCCGACCCGACGGTCGGCATCTACATGGACCTGGTGCGGGACTTCTACCTGCAGCCCGTCACACCGTGGTTCGCCGGGCAGGCGACGTACGCGGGCTACGCGCTGAACGGCCTGACTACCCCCGAACAGTTCTGCCCGATCGTTTGCCAGCCGTTGCCTGTCCCGCAGCTGAACTTCGGGGACTCGTTGGCTGAAGGCGTGGCCAACCTCGAAGCGGCGATCCGCCCACAGCTCGAGGCCGGTGACGAAGTCACGGTGTTCGGCTACTCGCAGAGCTCGGTCATCGCCACCCTGGCGATGCACAGCCTGCTCGCCAACGCGCCGGGCGGCGACTACGACCCGGACAACCTGCACTTCGTGCTGATCGGTGCCCCCAACAGCCCGATCGGCGGCATGCTGTCTCGGCTGCACTTCCCGGACGGGTTCGACGGGACCATGCAGCACATCCCGTTCCTGAACATCCCGGTGGGCATCGACTCGACCCCGACCGTGCCGTTCGCGACCGACGTCTATGCCACCGAATACGACGGCTGGGCCGTCTTCCCGCAGGACCCCACCAACCTGCTGGCCGTGATCAACGCGATCATGGGGATCCCGGCGGTGCACAACTCGTACTTCAACGACAACCTCGCCAACGCCATCGAACTGGGCACGATCGGCAACACCAACTACTTCATGCTGCCCGAGCAGCTGCCGATCCTCGGGCCCCTCTACGGTCTTGGTGACATCGGCAAGTTCGCCGCAGACGCGGTGGCGCCCATCTTGAAGACGTTCATCGACTGGTCCTACGGCAACCCGGGTGCCCCCGACGCCGGAATCACCGTGAACGGTGTCGACCCGATCGGCGCAGCCGGCGCCTGGGCGGTCACCGCGACCGGCCAGCTGTCGGAGGACACCGGTGTGCTCGGGTTCGGACTGCGGATGGACCCGCTGCAGATGTTGGCCGGCCTGCAGTACGCCGGCGTGCAGAGCCTGACCAACACCATCAACAACCTGCTGGGCTTCGTCGGGCAGGGCCCGCTGTCGGACTCGTTCGTCGACACGCTGCTCTCGGGCTACAACCTGACCCTCGGCCTGGACCAGGCGCTGCTCACCGGATGGCAGAACCTGGCCACCGAATGGAACCTGCTCGACGTGCTGGGCCCGGACGCCATCTTCAACGGCGCGCCGCTGATCTCGGCCCAGCCGCTGCTGGACCTGGTCGGGGTGGGCTTCAGCTTGATCAACCTGCTCGACGCCTAG
- a CDS encoding phospho-sugar mutase gives MTPEDWIAHDPDPVTAAELRACSPGELATRFATPLRFGTAGLRGPVRGGPDAMNLAVVLRASWAVAHVLSAQRRTGSTVVVGGDARHGSAQFTVATAEVLAAAGFSVLLLPQPCPTPVVAFAVRHTGAAAGIQITASHNPAGDNGYKVYFDGGVQIVSPTDTEIEAAMADAPPADSIARRPVAPAGDELIARYIGRAAAVRRHGGRVRVALTPLHGVGGKIAVEVLRAAGFPDIHPVKTQFDPDPDFPTVAFPNPEEPGATDALLSLAADVGADVAIALDPDADRCAVGISGRDGWRMLTGNETGWLLGDYLLSRLPAGRAAGVVVASSVVSSRMLVRIAQRYGARHVQTLTGFKWLARADNDLPGATLAYAYEEAIGYCVDPEAVRDKDGISAAVLVCDLVAALAGRGSSIPEALDELARRHGVHVTDAVTRRVASPAEAAAVMARLRADPPGSLAGFAVTATDLLHRSGPVTDALEFTGEFDGSSVRVVVRPSGTEPKLKCYLEVARPPSDDLAGDRAEAQRVREAVADAVRAW, from the coding sequence GTGACCCCCGAGGACTGGATCGCCCACGACCCCGACCCGGTGACCGCGGCCGAGCTGCGCGCATGCAGTCCGGGCGAGTTGGCCACCCGGTTCGCGACACCGCTGCGGTTCGGCACGGCCGGGCTGCGTGGGCCGGTGCGGGGTGGGCCGGACGCGATGAATCTCGCCGTGGTGCTGCGCGCCAGCTGGGCGGTGGCGCACGTGCTCAGCGCACAGCGACGCACGGGTTCGACCGTGGTGGTCGGCGGCGACGCGCGTCACGGCTCGGCGCAGTTCACGGTCGCGACGGCTGAAGTGCTTGCCGCCGCAGGATTTTCGGTATTGCTTCTTCCCCAACCATGCCCGACGCCGGTGGTGGCGTTCGCGGTGCGCCACACCGGTGCCGCGGCCGGCATCCAGATCACCGCCTCACACAATCCGGCAGGAGACAACGGCTACAAGGTGTACTTCGACGGCGGCGTGCAGATCGTCTCGCCGACCGACACCGAGATCGAGGCAGCGATGGCCGACGCTCCCCCGGCCGACTCAATCGCCCGCCGCCCTGTTGCTCCGGCCGGCGATGAACTCATTGCGCGCTACATCGGGCGGGCCGCCGCCGTGCGGCGCCACGGCGGCCGGGTTCGAGTAGCGCTGACCCCGCTGCACGGCGTGGGCGGCAAGATTGCGGTCGAGGTACTGCGCGCCGCGGGGTTTCCCGACATCCACCCGGTGAAGACCCAGTTCGACCCCGACCCGGACTTTCCCACGGTGGCGTTTCCCAACCCGGAAGAACCCGGGGCCACTGACGCGCTGCTGTCGCTGGCCGCTGACGTCGGCGCCGATGTCGCGATCGCGTTGGATCCCGATGCCGACCGATGCGCGGTCGGCATCAGCGGGCGTGACGGCTGGCGGATGCTGACCGGAAACGAAACCGGTTGGCTGTTAGGCGATTACCTGCTGTCACGACTACCCGCGGGTCGGGCGGCTGGCGTGGTGGTGGCCAGCAGCGTGGTGTCGTCGCGCATGCTGGTGCGCATCGCACAGCGCTATGGCGCGCGCCATGTGCAGACGCTGACCGGGTTCAAGTGGCTGGCGCGCGCCGATAACGACCTGCCCGGCGCCACGTTGGCCTACGCCTACGAGGAGGCGATCGGCTACTGCGTCGACCCGGAGGCGGTGCGCGACAAAGACGGCATCAGCGCCGCGGTATTGGTCTGCGATCTGGTGGCGGCGTTAGCCGGTCGAGGCAGCTCAATTCCCGAAGCCCTCGACGAGTTGGCCCGGCGGCACGGTGTGCACGTCACCGACGCGGTGACGCGCCGAGTCGCCAGCCCCGCCGAGGCAGCTGCCGTGATGGCCCGGCTACGCGCCGATCCCCCGGGGTCGCTGGCCGGATTCGCCGTCACCGCAACCGATCTGCTGCACCGCAGCGGACCGGTCACCGACGCGCTGGAGTTCACCGGCGAGTTCGACGGCAGCTCGGTACGGGTGGTGGTGCGCCCCTCGGGAACCGAACCGAAGCTCAAGTGCTATCTCGAAGTCGCGCGCCCGCCCTCGGATGACCTTGCCGGGGACCGCGCCGAGGCACAGCGGGTGCGCGAGGCCGTCGCCGATGCGGTCCGCGCCTGGTAG
- a CDS encoding PE-PPE domain-containing protein, producing MTTGRLRLAGAMLLAVLCAAVLALTSALSSAVAYSVDQLAIRLRLLADAGWIMSGTGVPDPSVGPYLDQILAGYLQPSSPLFAGQPTFPGYDFQGLVTPEQFCPFVCIPGQPAMNFGASLNAGVGLLNQSILSQLLAGDNVTVFGYSQSAAIATIEMNNLIANAGTAGYPTLDQLDNMHVVLIGDPNNPIGGILDRFQFPGDQHLPFVNIPLSLDATPTEHIASDIYTGEYDGWANFPQDPTNILAVINALIGILTVHPYYPDYTAEQLASAINVGTIGDANFYMIPQNLPILQFMFNGGTAGQFFGDFFSPWARLIINWGYGNAGDPAVNGLYRIPAGDFISGSAYQQAFGVAGGPWAMTPTGELYDGSSVMGLFERMDPLQMLAGVQNALIQSLVGPWADVAAAASGGALSATDISTITGITDFLQTITGYDLINSIDQFLINGWSELAAALNVGDVLGPDALLSGAAVPGDGLLDLVGLGFSLFNFFGA from the coding sequence ATGACGACTGGTCGGTTGCGCCTGGCGGGCGCGATGCTGCTGGCGGTGCTGTGCGCCGCGGTATTGGCCCTGACATCGGCGTTGTCCTCGGCGGTGGCCTACAGCGTGGACCAGCTGGCGATCCGGCTGCGGCTGTTGGCCGATGCGGGCTGGATCATGAGCGGCACCGGCGTGCCCGATCCCAGCGTCGGGCCCTACCTGGACCAGATCCTCGCGGGATACCTGCAGCCGTCATCGCCGCTCTTCGCAGGCCAGCCGACATTCCCCGGCTACGACTTCCAGGGCCTGGTCACGCCAGAGCAGTTCTGCCCGTTCGTCTGCATACCGGGCCAACCGGCGATGAACTTCGGCGCCTCGCTGAACGCCGGGGTGGGCTTGCTGAACCAATCGATCCTGTCGCAGCTACTGGCCGGCGACAACGTGACGGTGTTCGGTTACTCGCAGAGCGCCGCCATCGCGACCATCGAGATGAACAATCTGATCGCCAACGCCGGGACCGCGGGCTACCCGACCCTCGATCAGCTGGACAACATGCACGTCGTTCTGATCGGCGACCCGAACAATCCGATCGGCGGGATCCTTGATCGCTTCCAGTTCCCGGGCGACCAGCACCTGCCGTTCGTCAACATTCCGCTGAGCCTGGACGCCACCCCGACTGAGCACATCGCGTCGGACATCTACACCGGTGAGTACGACGGCTGGGCCAACTTCCCGCAGGACCCGACCAACATCCTGGCCGTGATCAACGCCCTCATCGGCATCCTGACCGTGCACCCGTACTACCCCGACTACACCGCAGAGCAGCTGGCCAGTGCCATCAACGTCGGCACGATCGGCGACGCGAACTTCTACATGATTCCGCAGAACCTGCCGATCCTGCAGTTCATGTTCAACGGGGGGACTGCGGGACAGTTCTTCGGCGACTTCTTCTCGCCGTGGGCCAGGCTGATCATCAACTGGGGCTACGGCAACGCCGGTGACCCGGCCGTCAACGGGCTGTACCGGATCCCGGCCGGTGACTTCATCAGCGGCAGCGCCTACCAGCAGGCGTTCGGGGTGGCGGGCGGGCCTTGGGCGATGACGCCGACCGGCGAGCTGTACGACGGATCCAGCGTGATGGGCCTGTTCGAGCGGATGGATCCGCTGCAGATGCTGGCCGGGGTCCAGAACGCGCTGATCCAGAGCCTCGTCGGTCCGTGGGCCGACGTCGCGGCCGCGGCCAGTGGCGGTGCCCTCAGTGCCACTGACATCAGCACCATCACCGGCATCACCGACTTCCTGCAGACCATCACCGGCTACGACCTGATCAACTCCATCGACCAGTTCCTGATCAACGGGTGGAGCGAGTTGGCCGCCGCACTGAACGTGGGCGATGTGCTGGGCCCGGACGCCCTGCTGAGCGGGGCAGCGGTGCCCGGCGACGGGCTGCTGGATCTGGTCGGTCTGGGCTTCAGTCTTTTTAACTTCTTCGGCGCTTAG
- the satS gene encoding protein export chaperone SatS, translated as MAADLVPIRLTVTDGDRYTLWAPSWRDSGDEWQAFLGRDEDLYGFATAADLVAFVRVNANNDLVDHPAWTRLVQANAHKLDPGRNRQYDLIAVEELLTEKPTKQSVQSLANALEIVSAIGSVCDLTAVTKFFNGNPNLGWLAGGVDNFTGRAGRKRWELIAEIIGRNWGGVLTAIEEIITTPDVDAAAASQAADELAAEAPAEPEPADEDVEDTEAAGEENGDDEPAAATTERASGDRVVLGGDANFWTKVGIDPIRIITDNGTFFTLRCYLGDQPVFLGRNGRISVFGSERALARYLADEHDHDLSDLSTYDDIRTAATDGSLSIDITDDNVYVLSGMTDDLTDGPDAVDREQLDLAVEFLQDVGTYAEDGVVADTLAPDRPLGRMVSYVLDRESVNEPQRPYAPAVKEWEQLEQFVQSRLRRE; from the coding sequence ATGGCAGCTGACCTTGTACCGATCCGCCTCACGGTGACCGATGGTGACCGCTACACCCTGTGGGCTCCGAGCTGGCGCGACTCCGGTGACGAGTGGCAGGCGTTTCTGGGCAGGGATGAAGACCTCTACGGTTTCGCCACCGCGGCCGACTTGGTCGCGTTCGTACGGGTCAACGCCAACAACGACCTGGTTGACCACCCGGCCTGGACGCGGCTTGTCCAGGCCAACGCCCATAAGCTGGACCCGGGCCGCAACCGGCAGTATGACCTGATCGCAGTCGAAGAACTGCTGACCGAGAAGCCGACCAAGCAGTCCGTCCAGTCACTGGCCAATGCCCTGGAGATCGTCTCGGCGATCGGCTCGGTGTGCGACCTGACAGCGGTGACGAAGTTCTTCAACGGCAACCCCAACCTGGGCTGGCTGGCCGGCGGCGTCGACAACTTCACCGGCCGGGCCGGCCGCAAGCGCTGGGAGCTGATCGCCGAGATCATCGGCCGCAACTGGGGCGGTGTGCTGACCGCGATCGAAGAGATCATCACCACGCCCGACGTCGACGCCGCCGCGGCATCGCAGGCGGCCGATGAGCTGGCCGCAGAAGCCCCGGCCGAGCCGGAGCCGGCCGACGAAGACGTCGAGGACACCGAGGCTGCCGGCGAAGAGAACGGTGACGACGAGCCGGCCGCCGCGACCACCGAGCGGGCCTCGGGCGATCGGGTGGTGCTTGGCGGCGACGCGAACTTCTGGACCAAGGTGGGCATCGACCCGATTCGGATCATCACCGACAACGGGACGTTCTTCACGCTGCGCTGTTACCTCGGCGACCAGCCGGTGTTCCTGGGCCGCAACGGCCGGATCAGCGTGTTCGGTTCCGAGCGCGCCCTGGCTCGCTACCTGGCCGACGAGCATGACCACGACCTGTCGGATCTGAGCACCTACGACGACATCCGGACCGCGGCCACCGACGGTTCGCTGTCGATCGACATCACCGATGACAACGTCTACGTGCTCTCCGGAATGACCGACGACCTCACCGACGGGCCGGACGCGGTGGATCGTGAGCAGCTCGACCTGGCCGTCGAGTTCCTGCAGGACGTGGGCACCTATGCCGAGGACGGCGTCGTCGCCGACACCCTCGCGCCGGACCGTCCGCTGGGCCGGATGGTCAGCTACGTCCTCGACCGCGAATCGGTCAACGAGCCGCAGCGCCCGTACGCGCCCGCCGTCAAGGAATGGGAGCAGCTCGAACAGTTCGTGCAGTCGCGGCTGCGGCGCGAATAA
- a CDS encoding LGFP repeat-containing protein produces the protein MRKATQRAAAVSAAVLGVALIGTGCNGTAKEKTSEALSSASSVASSASSVISSAVNSPSEESAASSTVITGADGKEYTVAGPILAKLDSLDATAKQDLGEPTGAEQKNPDGGIYQQFDGGVIVHTTRSYVVWGKIRDKWNELGGSQGKLGYPTSDETTNADGSKQTTFEHGIVTWKEGDAEATVTEH, from the coding sequence ATGCGCAAGGCGACACAGCGGGCCGCAGCAGTATCCGCAGCAGTTTTGGGAGTCGCGCTGATCGGCACGGGTTGCAACGGCACCGCCAAGGAGAAGACCAGCGAGGCGCTGAGCTCAGCCAGCTCGGTTGCATCCTCAGCCAGCTCGGTGATCTCGTCGGCGGTCAACTCTCCGTCGGAGGAGAGCGCCGCCAGCTCCACCGTGATCACCGGCGCCGACGGCAAGGAATACACCGTCGCCGGGCCGATTCTGGCCAAGCTCGACTCCCTGGACGCGACCGCCAAGCAGGACCTGGGCGAGCCCACCGGTGCCGAGCAGAAGAACCCCGACGGCGGCATCTACCAGCAGTTCGACGGCGGCGTGATCGTTCACACCACCCGTTCGTACGTGGTGTGGGGCAAGATCCGCGACAAGTGGAACGAGCTGGGCGGTTCGCAGGGCAAGCTCGGCTACCCGACCAGCGACGAGACCACCAACGCTGACGGGTCCAAGCAGACCACCTTCGAGCACGGCATCGTCACGTGGAAAGAGGGCGACGCCGAAGCCACCGTCACCGAGCACTGA
- a CDS encoding thymidine phosphorylase, which produces MTLLASFDAPTLIATKRDGHRLPDAGIDWLIDGYTAGLVAEEQMSALLMAIYLRGMDAAETVRWTSAMIASGERMVFTDLSRDGKPLKTVDKHSTGGVGDKITLPLVAVVAACGAAVPSASGRGLGHTGGTLDKLESIPGFEVALSTARLREQLARVGAAVFAAGALAPADAKLYALRDVTATVESLPLIASSVMSKKLAEGTAALVLDVKVGSGAFMRSAEQAGELAQMMVGLGAAHGVATRALLTDMSTPLGCAVGNAIEVAEALEVLAGGGPADVVALTVRLAEEMLTLAGIDGVDPAQTLRDGTAMDRFSAMVAAQGGDLGMPLPVGACTETVTAQRGGLMGDIDAMAVALAAWRLGAGRSRPGERVQHGAGVRIHRRPGDPVAPGDTLFTLYTDTPERIAPALAELGGGYCVGDTPPLPRPLIIEATP; this is translated from the coding sequence ATGACGCTGCTCGCCTCTTTCGACGCCCCGACGCTGATCGCAACCAAGCGTGACGGCCACCGGCTGCCCGACGCCGGGATCGACTGGCTGATCGACGGCTACACCGCCGGACTGGTCGCCGAAGAGCAGATGTCGGCGCTGCTGATGGCCATCTACCTGCGCGGGATGGACGCGGCCGAAACCGTGCGCTGGACCTCGGCGATGATCGCCTCGGGGGAGCGGATGGTCTTCACCGACTTAAGCCGCGACGGAAAGCCCCTGAAAACGGTGGACAAGCACTCCACCGGCGGCGTCGGCGACAAGATCACCCTGCCGCTGGTCGCCGTCGTTGCCGCCTGCGGAGCTGCGGTACCGAGCGCCTCGGGGCGCGGCCTGGGTCACACCGGCGGCACCTTGGACAAGCTGGAGTCGATACCGGGCTTCGAGGTGGCGCTGTCCACGGCACGGCTGCGCGAGCAATTGGCCCGCGTCGGCGCAGCGGTCTTCGCCGCCGGCGCTCTGGCACCGGCCGACGCCAAGCTCTACGCGCTGCGTGACGTCACCGCCACCGTCGAATCGCTGCCGCTGATCGCCAGCTCGGTGATGAGCAAGAAGCTCGCCGAGGGCACCGCGGCCCTGGTCTTGGACGTCAAGGTCGGGTCGGGTGCGTTCATGCGCTCCGCTGAGCAGGCCGGGGAACTGGCCCAGATGATGGTCGGACTGGGCGCGGCGCACGGGGTCGCCACCCGAGCCCTACTCACCGACATGAGCACGCCGCTGGGGTGCGCGGTCGGTAACGCCATCGAGGTGGCCGAAGCCCTCGAGGTGCTGGCCGGCGGCGGCCCGGCCGATGTGGTGGCGCTGACGGTGCGGCTGGCCGAAGAGATGCTGACCCTGGCCGGAATCGACGGTGTCGACCCGGCGCAGACCCTGCGTGACGGTACCGCGATGGACCGATTCAGCGCGATGGTCGCCGCCCAGGGCGGGGATCTGGGGATGCCCTTGCCGGTGGGAGCGTGCACCGAGACCGTGACTGCGCAGCGCGGCGGCCTGATGGGTGACATCGACGCGATGGCGGTGGCCCTGGCGGCATGGCGTCTCGGCGCCGGCCGGTCCCGGCCGGGGGAGCGGGTGCAGCACGGCGCGGGGGTGCGGATTCACCGCCGGCCGGGCGACCCGGTGGCGCCCGGCGACACCCTGTTCACGCTGTACACCGATACCCCCGAGCGGATCGCCCCCGCGCTGGCCGAGCTCGGCGGCGGCTACTGCGTCGGCGACACACCGCCGCTGCCGCGTCCGTTGATCATCGAGGCGACCCCATGA